The genomic DNA GAACCAAAAGATTCACTATCGTCATCACTGTCTATATGCCTTGGAGTCACACGGTTCTGATATCTTCTACGGTTGATCAAGAACACATTGAAGTAGTAATGCACGAGTTCCTCTCTATTCTTTCCACGGAAGAGCCTTGCAGCATTTTTCCATAAAGACTTAGGATtcgagatcatcatcatcttaaacttcttctcttctcgttCTGTCCATCTTAGAGACACTTCTTCTCCCATTTGATTGAACCTCCAATGGAAAAAGACATCGCCGAGGTCACGTCTTAGCTCCATTCTGTTCTCGGCTATGTGGAATCTAATGCATTCCACAGAGTTAGATATGAGGGTGTCACAGCTGCAAGACTTTGCCCTTCCTTTTCCAACCAAATCTTCTACAGCTTCATTGTTTTCTAACGGCGGCCATACACGGGTTCCTAACCATTTACTATCGCTCTCCAAACCCGGTTCTGTCCATTCGTCCACTACGGCTTGGTAACGAGGTCCTACACCAACATTCCTTCTCGGGAACTGGGGTTGCTTTGGCACTTGTAAGCCTGTGGCTCTACATGTTCCTGCAATAACCTCTCTGCCACTAGATTGGTGTTTTGATACCTTCGGATTCCTAGTGCTGTATCTTAAACTCCCTAACGACGGTCGTTGATCATCATACATAGACGGATGCACAGTTAGGTTACCCTGCAAAGGTTTTTATCAATGAATGAGTTAAAGCCATCTCacatatagaaaacaaaagcataCTAACTGAATCATCGACTTTTTAAGGCAAGATAAgagttaaaagtaaagaaagtaCCATTAGTGGAGAATAGGTAAATCTGACTGCAGCATTGTGTCTCTGAAGAAGCAAAGCGTTTTTGGCTTTAATGACTTGGATGTAATACTCCTTGCCAGTAAACTTCTTCCATTTCCAAGAGTGTGGTATAACTCCAATGGAAGGATCATGAGGAGATATTGCAACTGAAGTCAGCCACTTCAGCATTTCCGGTATATCTACTTGTTGCTCAAGACATACAACAGACGCATCACTAACAACAGGACAAGACGTTCCTACTCcttcattattattatcatgTCTAAGTTTCTTCCTATGGTGGGACTCTTCAATATTCTTACAACCTAATGCCACAGCTCTGTTACGTTTCTGACGCTTTCCATTTTCCAAGAAACTCTTCAATCCAAACCCTAGCTCATGTAACAAACCCACATAAGAACCTATCTTTCTAACAACCGGATCTTCCAACTTCACTTTCCTCGAGTTCTCCATCACCCATTTCTCCAACCGGTTCAAATACTTGGAGTAAACCAATCTCAAAGTTGGAGAAACTGAACTATCCAAGCCTAACTTCTCAGCCACTAACTCCCACAACCCATTCCAAGACACAGAATCAAACCCATCTATCTCACAGACAAACACAAACAGcttaaacaaattaacttttttaCCATTACCTAGAATAACAGGCAGAGGCTTTCCATTAGCCTCTTCctcaagaaaaaacaaaagagcttGACGAAACAATTTCTTTAACCTGTTCTCACATTCATTCAAATACTCAACCCTAACATCAATGTATGGACCTGAACTAAAATTGGAACCTGAACATCCTGCCATTTACACCCTTAAACTCAATTTCCCATATTTCATACTCTAATTAAGAAAGCTCTCTCCTCCGGTTACTGAACCTACAGCCAAAACACATACAAACAGATCAATCAATTAACCATTCTGAAGCTAATTTCAAGAAATGGTACAACATAAACATGGATTTAGCCTAAAGgttggatttttaaaaacaaaattgaagatgtttgtctttcttgatttctgttttatttttttttaattggaagTGTTTCAATTGAATTTTGGGATTTTGGTTTTACCTGGGAATTTGCTGAAGAAGCCAAGAGGATATGTATTTGAAAGAATCCTCCTTTTATGGGTTTAACTCCGCCATTGTTGTTACagaagtgacaaaaaaaaaaaatactgacaACAAGGCAAAAAATTTAGAGATCAATTGGAAAAGACATGCAAGCACTAAACCAAAGAGAACTCTTTTTGTTGTCtgttttatctctctctctcccctttatttattttgtttaataacaAATCTGGGGTTAAATATAAAGATTGGGTTATAAGATAAAAGAGAAAGCTAAATCTGTGATatgatgataaaaatacatttcttggtttatgtttatatagaggATGATGGTGGTAGGGGTGATTGAGATATCTTGGTCTAGGGTTTCACAGAAGGTAATCAAAGTAATTCTGAAATTTGACAagattatttacttattaaggATTGGAAATATTTAAATGCATTCATCTGCATatcctttttttggttatattgggTCAAAAATAAGATTTTGGTTGAAAAATGGAGAAGAATGAGTCTCCTAGGAACAAATTTAAGCTAAATATTggttgtttgccaaaaaaaaagcta from Camelina sativa cultivar DH55 chromosome 2, Cs, whole genome shotgun sequence includes the following:
- the LOC104718863 gene encoding AT-rich interactive domain-containing protein 2-like, whose amino-acid sequence is MAGCSGSNFSSGPYIDVRVEYLNECENRLKKLFRQALLFFLEEEANGKPLPVILGNGKKVNLFKLFVFVCEIDGFDSVSWNGLWELVAEKLGLDSSVSPTLRLVYSKYLNRLEKWVMENSRKVKLEDPVVRKIGSYVGLLHELGFGLKSFLENGKRQKRNRAVALGCKNIEESHHRKKLRHDNNNEGVGTSCPVVSDASVVCLEQQVDIPEMLKWLTSVAISPHDPSIGVIPHSWKWKKFTGKEYYIQVIKAKNALLLQRHNAAVRFTYSPLMGNLTVHPSMYDDQRPSLGSLRYSTRNPKVSKHQSSGREVIAGTCRATGLQVPKQPQFPRRNVGVGPRYQAVVDEWTEPGLESDSKWLGTRVWPPLENNEAVEDLVGKGRAKSCSCDTLISNSVECIRFHIAENRMELRRDLGDVFFHWRFNQMGEEVSLRWTEREEKKFKMMMISNPKSLWKNAARLFRGKNREELVHYYFNVFLINRRRYQNRVTPRHIDSDDDSESFGSVGPSYGRSAVTSPDSDIMICSQNSQCGEVID